Proteins encoded within one genomic window of Agelaius phoeniceus isolate bAgePho1 chromosome Z, bAgePho1.hap1, whole genome shotgun sequence:
- the IL11RA gene encoding interleukin-11 receptor subunit alpha isoform X1, with protein sequence MHSSIPSLGRVMVFLAAALASASFAIPEDWGEEGVQYGQLGTDVTLSCPGARASSAVRWRRAGAAALPEGSVIQQGSLVLPSASPALGGTYSCHSEDGSLLHSVSLRLGHLPGVPFVSCRASDYENFSCSWTSSVETFLPTRYITTYRKKSLTGEEKRRNKNGHVGLCLQDPSHPGTCTVHRSEFWSSYRLNITEVNPLGFSYRLLDVTMQAIIKPDPPEGLVVEPIPLAPRRLHVSWKYPSSWPKEPHFQLRFRLQYRPVIHRSWSVVETVNLSEVITDAFAGLEHVVQVSAKDFLDAGNWSEWSAEARATPVRDLASTASEETTTDARLESLAEEPSQAPNPEPINGSDPLEKMAVLVSLGIFAFFILAAVLVITILIWLRVRKQGKDKTKPSFLVAATHLKALPKAQIL encoded by the exons ATGCACAGTTCCATCCCAAGCCTGGGCAGGGTGATGGTGTTCCTCGCAGCAGCCCTGGCATCAGCCTCCTTTGCTATCCCTGAAGACTGGGGAGAGGAAG GCGTGCAGTatggacagctggggacagacgTGACCCTGTCATGCCCCGGTGCCCGTGCCAG ctcagcagtgcgATGGAGGCGAGCGGGCGCCGCGGCGCTGCCGGAGGGCTCAGTGATCCAGCAGGGATCCCTGGTGCTGCCGAGTGCCAGCCCGGCCCTCGGGGGCACATACAGCTGCCACAGCGAGGACGGCAGCCTCCTGCACTCCGTGTCCCTGCGTCTGGGGC ACCTGCCTGGAGTTCCCTTTGTGTCCTGCAGAGCATCTGACTATGAGAATTTCTCTTGCTCCTGGACCTCCAGTGTGGAGACCTTCCTTCCCACCAGATACATCACCACATACAG gaagaaatccctgacaggcGAAGAAAAGCGGAG GAACAAGAACGGGCAcgtggggctgtgcctgcaggatcCGTCCCACCCCGGCACCTGCACCGTCCACAGGTCAGAATTCTGGAGCTCCTACCGCCTAAACATCACTGAGGTGAACCCCCTGGGCTTCAGCTACCGCCTTCTTGATGTCACCATGCAGGCCATCA TTAAGCCAGACCCTCCAGAGGGCTTGGTGGTGGAGCCCATCCCCCTGGCCCCACGGCGGCTCCATGTGAGCTGGAAGTACCCTTCCTCCTGGCCAAAGGAACCCCACTTCCAGCTACGGTTTCGGCTCCAGTACCGACCCGTCATCCACCGTTCCTGGTCCGTG GTAGAGACAGTGAATCTGTCAGAGGTTATCACGGATGCCTTCGCCGGGCTGGAGCACGTGGTCCAAGTCAGTGCCAAAGATTTCCTGGATGCGGGGAATTGGAGCGAGTGGAGTGCTGAGGCCCGGGCAACGCCAGTCAGAG ACCTGGCCTCCACAGCAAGTGAAGAAACCACTACAGATGCCAGACTGGAGAGCCTGGCTGAGGAGCCCTCCCAGGCTCCCAACCCTGAGCCCATCA ATGGCAGTGACCCCTTGGAGAAGATGGCCGTCCTGGTGTCCCTTGGGATCTTTGCCTTCTTCATCCTGGCTGCCGTTCTTGTCATCACCATCCTCATCTG GCTCCGGGTGAGGAAACAAGGCAAGGACAAGACCAAACCCAGCTTTTTGGTTGCTGCCACCCACTTGAAGGCACTACCAA AAGCTCAGATCCTGTAG
- the IL11RA gene encoding interleukin-11 receptor subunit alpha isoform X2: MHSSIPSLGRVMVFLAAALASASFAIPEDWGEEGVQYGQLGTDVTLSCPGARASSAVRWRRAGAAALPEGSVIQQGSLVLPSASPALGGTYSCHSEDGSLLHSVSLRLGHLPGVPFVSCRASDYENFSCSWTSSVETFLPTRYITTYRNKNGHVGLCLQDPSHPGTCTVHRSEFWSSYRLNITEVNPLGFSYRLLDVTMQAIIKPDPPEGLVVEPIPLAPRRLHVSWKYPSSWPKEPHFQLRFRLQYRPVIHRSWSVVETVNLSEVITDAFAGLEHVVQVSAKDFLDAGNWSEWSAEARATPVRDLASTASEETTTDARLESLAEEPSQAPNPEPINGSDPLEKMAVLVSLGIFAFFILAAVLVITILIWLRVRKQGKDKTKPSFLVAATHLKALPKAQIL, from the exons ATGCACAGTTCCATCCCAAGCCTGGGCAGGGTGATGGTGTTCCTCGCAGCAGCCCTGGCATCAGCCTCCTTTGCTATCCCTGAAGACTGGGGAGAGGAAG GCGTGCAGTatggacagctggggacagacgTGACCCTGTCATGCCCCGGTGCCCGTGCCAG ctcagcagtgcgATGGAGGCGAGCGGGCGCCGCGGCGCTGCCGGAGGGCTCAGTGATCCAGCAGGGATCCCTGGTGCTGCCGAGTGCCAGCCCGGCCCTCGGGGGCACATACAGCTGCCACAGCGAGGACGGCAGCCTCCTGCACTCCGTGTCCCTGCGTCTGGGGC ACCTGCCTGGAGTTCCCTTTGTGTCCTGCAGAGCATCTGACTATGAGAATTTCTCTTGCTCCTGGACCTCCAGTGTGGAGACCTTCCTTCCCACCAGATACATCACCACATACAG GAACAAGAACGGGCAcgtggggctgtgcctgcaggatcCGTCCCACCCCGGCACCTGCACCGTCCACAGGTCAGAATTCTGGAGCTCCTACCGCCTAAACATCACTGAGGTGAACCCCCTGGGCTTCAGCTACCGCCTTCTTGATGTCACCATGCAGGCCATCA TTAAGCCAGACCCTCCAGAGGGCTTGGTGGTGGAGCCCATCCCCCTGGCCCCACGGCGGCTCCATGTGAGCTGGAAGTACCCTTCCTCCTGGCCAAAGGAACCCCACTTCCAGCTACGGTTTCGGCTCCAGTACCGACCCGTCATCCACCGTTCCTGGTCCGTG GTAGAGACAGTGAATCTGTCAGAGGTTATCACGGATGCCTTCGCCGGGCTGGAGCACGTGGTCCAAGTCAGTGCCAAAGATTTCCTGGATGCGGGGAATTGGAGCGAGTGGAGTGCTGAGGCCCGGGCAACGCCAGTCAGAG ACCTGGCCTCCACAGCAAGTGAAGAAACCACTACAGATGCCAGACTGGAGAGCCTGGCTGAGGAGCCCTCCCAGGCTCCCAACCCTGAGCCCATCA ATGGCAGTGACCCCTTGGAGAAGATGGCCGTCCTGGTGTCCCTTGGGATCTTTGCCTTCTTCATCCTGGCTGCCGTTCTTGTCATCACCATCCTCATCTG GCTCCGGGTGAGGAAACAAGGCAAGGACAAGACCAAACCCAGCTTTTTGGTTGCTGCCACCCACTTGAAGGCACTACCAA AAGCTCAGATCCTGTAG